TACTGCGGATTTTAAGTTGCCAACTTCATCGCTCCACTTAAACATTAAATCCAATAGTAACTTTATTAAGCGTATTGTTTTTTGAAGTTCTCGTTTTCGCAGAATAGTTTTATCCAAAAGAGCATCTAACAGTTGAACATAATGATAATATTGATAATCAGTTAAGTCCATAAATGCCAAAGTCTTTCGAAATAAGGCCTGATTCTTTTTATCAAGTAATGTATCAAATAGAAAATCTTCCTTTATCTGATTTGTTATATCATCAATCCCTAAAAAATTGACTACCACATTATTCTTACTATGTTTTTGTTTGAAAGCAGTCCAAACTAAATTTAAATTTTGAGAAATGGTGCCGTTTGTGGCAAGAGTAATAGTTATAGGAAGTTGTTGTTCTTTATTAGTTAGATGCTTTGGTATATAAGTATCAATAATATCCTCTATAGATTGTTTGATGGCATTTGAATTCCCATCCCAATCATTGCGATTTATATTACCTCTTTTAACCGTAACAATTTTTATCTCTGAAACTTTACCTTTTTGTTTCTGTTCGGCATATATATCTACACCATACTGTCGTCCTTTTTCAGGTTTATACTTTATTGCATAGCCTTGCTCAAAGAGCAGGTCTACCAATAACAAATCCAACTCTCCGTCCTCCTTAAGAATTGATATGTACTCACGAATTATGAAATTCATCTTTTGAAATATATCTAAAATGTAATCTTTTTGCTTGTTGCCCAATTGGGTCTATAAATTCTAATCTTGGCATTTCCATTGAATGAGAAATACGTTTTGGCTCCATTACGTTTGTGAAACCCCGATCCGTTTTCGAAAAGAAACCTTTGCCCACTCTTAATTGTGTTTTATCTGCAAAATCTAAAAATGATGGTTTCTTATTCTCCATTGCTTCATTTCCTAAACCACTAAATTGGACTTTATTATAATAAGACAATCTCTTTTCGGATGGCTTAAATTCATCGTGAATTGGAAGATTACTTAGTCGGTTAAAAAAATCGTCCGCTTTATCCGTGATTTGTTTAATTATGGCTTTTTGTTTTTTATCTGAAACATTTTCCTTTCTTAGTTTTTCTATCAATGACGGGTAATTTAAGAGCAATTCAGAATAAATTAAACTCGCAGTATGATTTATTATCTCCTGCGATTCAAGATTCGCTGCCAATATTTGAAAGAGCATTCTGTAGGCAACATCTTTATCCCAAGCAAAACCTATTACTCGCAAAGCCAATAGAATTGTATCTTCCTCATTCAATTCTTTTATCCAATCGCCATCTAATTGCAAGGAATCCCTTGTGCTTCTAATTTCACTAATCACGGATTGAACTGCAAGGCCATAATTATGTGATTTTAATAGCCAAGTTGAGATTAACTTATGAAAATACTTTGAATTTTTATCGTTGAAGTTGTTCAAAAGATGCTCTAAAACTTGCATACCGTTTGCACTTGGTAAATGAAAATCAATCCAATTTTCAAGAAATATTTTGATAATCTCTGGATTGGAGTCGAAGAATTTATCGAACGAAAAGTTTAAAGAATTGTAAATACCAGAATACTGAAGTGGAACTGTTGCAAGATGCTTAATTGACAGATAAAATAGCTCCTCATTTTTCTCTAACTCAATAAAAGAGTTCAAAGATCTAACAAGTGGAGAATAGATATATGATGATTCAATTTTATAGAGTTCTTGTATTCTATTACTAAATTTTGGGAAATCCTCTAGATGACGAGTATAAAAATTCATCAAGTATGCCCAATCAATATTTTCAAGAATTTCTTTAAATTTATTTATGTCTATTAGACTGTCAATTCTATCGTAAAAAGAGTGTTTTTCTTCAAAATTTATTATTGTTGCCGCTCGAAATCCAGCAGACAGTTTAAAACCGATTTTGGATTTGATATTATTGATTATTTCGTCTTCAAAGTCTTCACCGACCTTATCCAATCCATAAACAATACTTGCCCAAAACTCATAAGTATCTCTTGAGGGGTTCTTCTCAATTTCTTCTTTTATCTGTTTAGCTATTCTAGGGTTGGTCTCAGAATATTTCTCAAGCCAAGTGTAAAATTGACCGCTTGATAAATCAGATTTAAAAAAAATGTTGATACTGGCAAAACAACTTACGAAAAGTTCAACATCCTCTACTTTATTATACTTGTAAAATTTCTGAATATCTCTCCAGAATTGAAACTTTTCAATACTACCAGCCTTTATTTTTTTTAAAAATTCTTTAGAAGAAAAATCACCTTTAGAGTTCATCGTACTATTTTTATTGAATTATAATTCATCCTTGGATCCGCGTTTAGTCATTCCCACCGAAAAGACCCCTCCATAAATTCCACTTCACTTCTTTTTAATCCTATTTCTTCTGCAAAATGTTTCCAGTTTTTAACCACCACCAATACTTCTGAAAGTATAATTTCCATTTCACTTTCGCTTAAGCGAAAATACATTCCTACACTTTTTGCCAAGTCAAAGCTTAAGGCATTATCATCCATATCTATATTTAAAGATAGACCATCTTTTTCTATTGAAGGGTTTAAGTCATAAGCTGGCGATAAAATCCAACCCTTTTCTGTTAGGATAAATCCGTGATTTCTTAGGTGATCATCCGTATTTGATATAGCAATATTAAACACAATTCTTCTCCATAATTTGTGTAAATTAGTTTCCACATCAACTCCATAGTTTTCAATAAACTCAACAATTTCTAAATAACTAGGTATTGTGTCTCTGATAATATCTTCTGTATTTGCAGTCATTGTCATTGCTGAGGCAAAGTGGATTCTTTTTCCATTATCCCTATCAAATCGTTTGGTCAGGAATGTATGGTATTGACCGCTTATCTTTTCTATTTTAGATTCTGCCATTTCAATTCCGGAGGCAATCGCCAATTTATAGGCTAGAAACTCCCAAGCTGCTTTATCTACTACATCCGTCTTAGAAGGAAATTTGGCTATCCACAAGTTCTTTTGGGCATCAAGTATATTAGCCTTAGGTCTTGCACCTCCTAGAGAAGAACCAGGTGCAATTAAAACTGCTATCCATTTTCTGACGGTATCACTTTGTTCATCATTTTCTAAATGATTTACTGCTTCTTGAAGCTCACCAATTGATGACCAAGGTGGTGTTGGACTATTTGTATCATTATCTAAAAAAGGGCCTTCTAAATCAGTTTTAAATCGTAAAGCTCCCATTCTACTCTCATCAAAAACTCCGAGCAGATAATCTATTTCATACAACGTTTCCGCTTTTTCATTCCTATCTCTAGCATCTTGTGCAGCTCTACGTTTCATTAACGTTTTACCCCAAGTGTCTGGCATACTATCTAAAAAGATGCCGAAATTTTCTTTATTAGCAGGGTATTGTGGGCCTGAATAAAAATCAATATCTGGATCTAGTAATCGTTGCGCATCGGTTTTTAACCAATTTTTATCATACTCAAAACTGAATGCCTTTTTGCCCTTGGCAAAATGTGCAGAAAGTGTTCCTATGGGTGATGGTTCTTCCAAACCAATCCAATCGGCAAAAACGTATATTTCAAATTTTCCTCCAGCCATTTTTCTTATAATAAATCAAGATCTTGCAATTTTCTACCGAATTCGTCATCCACAGCAAGCTTTTTAAAATCATCTTCTAAATTTAATACCCGTAATACATTAAAAAAAGAACCTATAGCAACCGCTGGGTCACCCTTTTCTATTCTGTAAAGTGTTGTCCGGTTAATACCAGCCCGTTCAGAAACCTGCTCGGTCGTTAGCTTTCTTCGCTTTCGCGCTAGCTTTATATTCTCACCCAACTGCTCAAAAACCTTCTGATATTTCGGCAGCAAGATTGCTTTCTTAGGATTCATTTTGTTGTATATTTACCACAAATATACTATTTTTGTTGATAATACGCAACATTAATAAATTTCGATTATGTATAATATTTTCAATCAAGACGACGAAATGGCCATTAAAATGGGAATACCAAATGTATTTCGAATTTCGACCGCCAAATGAGAATACGTTAAGCGAAATCAAAGAAAAACACATTTGGTTTTCAGATAGGAATTCTCTTAATGATGAATTGGATTCTAATATTTATATGATATAACAGAAACATTCTTTATAATCTAAAGTATTTAATTATTCAAAAATAAATCTCGTCTCCTCGTAAACCCGCTCAAAATTAGCCTCCAAATCAGCTTGAGAAAACTGCTTCGATTCTTGTGGAAACTCTCTTTTTATATTGCCTGGCTTGAACTGTATCTTTTTATCCTTTCCATCCGCATAGGTTGATAAAAAAATTAATTTTAAATAATTTAAAGGAATTAATTGGAACCTTATTTAACAATGGTTAATGTTGATTTTTGAACTTCAATTTTAGCTCTCAAAAGATTCATGTCATCACTTACTTTTTGCTCAACAACTCTTGCATATATTTGTGTTGTTGCAAGTTTGGTATGACCAAGAAGTTTAGAAACAGTTTCTAGGGGTACACCGTTGCTTAGAGTTACTGTAGTAGCAAATGTATGTCTTGCCATATGGAAAGTAAGGTTTTTTTCGATCCCACATAAATCTGCAATTTCTTTCAAATAACTGTTTAATTTCTGATTGGATAGCTTGGGTAATAAGCTAGAATTTTCATCGGTTTTAGAGGAATATTTACTAATAATAACTTTTGCCTTAGTTAATAAAGGAATTTTAAATGGAGTACCTGTTTTAGTTCTATTCGCCATGATCCAATTTTCAGAATCAATTCCCTCAATGATATTTTTTGAAGTAAGCGTCATTATGTCGACATAGGCGATTCCTGTATAGCAACTGAAAATAAATAAATCTCGGACAATGTCGAGTCTTGTTATTTGTGTTGCCAATGATTCTATTTGCTCTAATTCTTTTTTAGTAAGAAAATCTCTTTCTCGCTTTTCAAGTTTAGCTTTGAATTTAACGAATGGATCCTTATCAATCCATTCCATATCAAGCGCTAGATTTATCATTCTTCTAAGCCGCTGAATATGTTTCATTACAGCATTGTTTCCAATTTTACCTAGATAATGTTTAGGACGATAACCTCTTAGGTAATTTTCAAATCCAATGACAAATTTGTAATCTAAATCCCTGAGAAAACGGTCATCCTCCTTGTATTCCTTCTTCAAAAAGCTAAGTATGTAATTTTGGCTTGTATTATAATGACACAAAGTTTTTGGGCTAAGTTTATTAGACATTTTATCATTGAAAAAAGTTATAATGTCTAATAAGGAATACTGAATTTTTTCTTCCCCAAGAAATCGAGACTTTAGAATTTGCGGGGAAATTGTTTTATGTTCTAGCTTTAAATCTTTGTAATGGCTAAAAAGAAGAGATTGAACCTCATCTAAATAAAGATTTGTGATTCGTGCAGTTTTAGAATTTCCTTTTACTCTTTGTCTTGAAGAGTCCCAAAGGGTTATGTCGGCTTTCTTTTTTAAACTAATATTAACTCTTTTAGAATTAATTGTAATTCTAGCATAAATTGTGGCCTGATTGTTTTTAGCACGTTTGCTGTACACCCAAAAAAGGGTTGAAAAAGTGGAATTTGTTTTCATAGTTGTCGTCTTAAATGTTAAACATTAGTGAGACGAAAGTCAAATCAACTATTGGTATTAAAAAGTTCAAACTGGTTCACAAATCGTCAACATAAATTTTTTATTGCAAAATGTTGACGATTTGTGAACCAATAAATTCAAATAACATCAAATTCTATGATTGGCCTAAAATCATAAAACCTTGAAAATCATAAGATTTGCAAGGTTTTGATGTGATTTGAATTTTCATTCAGTGACCGGGCCGGGGCTCGAACCCGGGACCCTCTCCTTAAAAGGGAGATGCTCTACCAACTGAGCTACCAGGTCATAATTTCAGCAATAGTCTAACAGATTGTTCCCTGTTTGCGGGTGCAAATATACTATCAATAATTAATTATACAAGCCTATTTTCATATAATTTTATTTTTTTTTGATTTGAGCATAAAATATTTCAATTTTACATAAAATAAAGACATGAAAATTGTACTTGTGGGGTATATGGGAAGCGGTAAAAGTACCATAGGAAGATTACTTTCTAAGAAATTGAAAATCAATTTTATAGACTTGGATGACTACCTTGTTTCTAAATTAAAAATGCCAATTTCAGAACTTTTTGAAGTGAAAGGTGAGCTATTTTTTAGAAAAAAGGAACGTGAATATCTTCAGGAGCTAATGCTTAAAAAAACATCATTTATTTTAGCGACGGGTGGTGGAACTCCTTGTTATGGCGATAATTTAAGAATTATTCAGGAGGGTACTACGCACGATTTTTATTTAAAATTATCAATTCCGAGTTTGGTTCAGCGCTTGCTATCTGAAAAAGAAAACCGTCCTATACTAAAAAACATTGCGAACGATGCGCTGCCAGAATTTATTGGAAAGCACTTATTTGAACGAAATAATTATTATCTAAAGGCCAATCACATTATTCCATGTGACGGATTACATCCTGAGGCCCTAGTGGAAGAAATTATCAGGCGATTAGAGTAGGTAAACCACGTCATTTTTAGCCTTAAATTCAACCTTTACTTTTTCATGCAACGAAGTAGAGAGTGATATACCCTTGTAATCTGCTTTGACAGGGTATTTTTTATGATTTCTATTCACTAATACCGCCGTTTTTAATTGTTTTAAAGGCACGCGTAAAAAATGATGAACACCATAAATCAAGGTCGTTCCAGAGTTTAAAACATCGTCTACTAATACAATTGATTTGTTGGCATAAGCCGCCTCTGGAAGTGATGTTTTTACCCCGGTACTTAAAGGATTCGTCTTATCCATACTAAGCTTACAAATAGTAATTTTTGCTGAGGTAATTTCTTTCAGGACCTGCTCTATTCTAGTGGCAAAATTAAGCCCACCACCCTCAATACCTGCAATTATAATTTCTTCTTCATCCACATTTGCTTCATAGATCTGATATGCAATTCGTTTTATTTTATGCTGAATTTCCTGGTGTGTAAGTATAATATGTTGCATCTAAATGGTATTTCTAAATTAAACGATTCCTAAAGGCTTGCTTACTCCTCACTATTTTTGGGTACAGCACTATCATCAATATAATCTTCAATATCGCGCCTATCTTTTTTAGTGGGTCTACCTGCGCCCTTTTTTCTATAATAATCTTTGGAATATTGTAAAAGTTCATTGCTTTCAAACTCCGAAGCTGGCGTGGTATCTAATCGGTATAAAGCTACTAATTTAGCACCAACTCTGTTGGGTGGTATGTCTAAAACAGTAAGTTGATAATTAATCTGGTTTTTTCGTACTATAATTTTGTCTTGAGGCATAACTTCCTTAGAAGGCTTGGCTGCCGAGCCATTTAATTTTACATGGCCCTTTTTACAAGCTTCAGTACCAATATTACGTGTTTTAAAATAACGCACACACCAAAGATATTTATCTATTCGCATAAACTATTGTAATTCTTTCTTAAACTATTCCACAAAAATAGTGGAAAATTGTATCTTGCGGCACTTAAAATAAAATTGATGAAAATCAGAAGTTTATATTTATTATTGGTACTAGTTTTTTTAACTATCGTTTCTTGTAAAAAAGATGATGATGGTGTGGTATTTGTACCACCTCAAAATTTAAGTGAAATATTTGTTCAGGATGAGGCTAAATTACAAGCTTATTTTGAAACCCATTTTTACAATTATGAAGAGTTTGCAAATCCGCAACCAGGCTTTGACTATAAAATCGTTATAGATACCATTGCAGGGGCAAATAGTGATAAAATTTCTTTAAAAAATTCCCCAAGCTTTGGTTTTAATTCTGTAGAGGTTAATTCTTCTAATTTTGGTACTGTTAAGGAGGAGTCTATAGCACACAAGATATATTATATTATTGCAAGACAAGGCGTTGGTGCTTCACCTACTTTTGCCGATTCGACTTATGTTCAGTACGAAGGTTCGTTATTAGATGGCTCAATTTTTGATTCTTCTTCAGCACCAGTATGGTTCGATTTAACAACAAATATTCCCGGTTTTTCACAAGGGATTACAAGTTTAAAAGCTGGTGGTGATTTTATTGAAAATGGGGATGGAACTATTACCGTTAATGATTTTGGTATAGGAGCTATTTTTATGCCTTCTGCTTTAGCCTATTATAGTAACTCGGGAAATAGTGGAATACCAGCATATTCTCCATTAGTATTTAAGTTAAACTTGGTTGCTGTAAGTGAAATTGATCACGACAGAGACGGTATTCCTTCGTACATGGAAGATCTAAACGGGAACGGTAACTTAAGTGATGACAATACCGATATAGATACTGAAAATTCCACTCAACGATTTTTGCCTAATTATGTAGATTCAGATGATGATGGGGATGGCAAACTTACAAGAGATGAAATTATCATTAATGAAGATGGTACCATAGAATTTCCAGATGCAGACGGAGACGGAGTTCCTGATTATCTAGATAAGGATACAAAATAAAAAAAACCTGAAAGCTTAAAACTTTCAGGTTTTTTCTTTTTAATTTGCTTTTAAAGTTTTATGGATAAACTTAAAATAAGTTGATCTGGTCTTGTGTCGATACGTCCAACAACTGCATTGCCTCCATTGGCGTCAATTATTGAAACCTCATTTTCAGAAAAGCCTCTTTCATAACGTAAATCAATCCCTATTTTGCCTAGGTTGAGCCCAGCACCTATGTTAAGACCCACAGTAAAATCATTTTCTACATCACCTAAAGTAACTCCGTCAAAGTCAGTATCTAAAATGTATTGCAAAGAAGGACCAGCAAAAACAGTTAAGGGGCCAATCACTTTAAAGCCTACAAGTAAAGGGGCATCGATTTTACTCATATCGAGACTATTATTCTCATAGTCTGATTTGGTCTTGGTGTATACTAATTCTGGTCTAAAATAAATAGTATTCCCTAATTTTCCGAAGATACCCAAGTGATAGCCTACATTGCTGTCGGGGTTTTGAATTGCCTGGCCTGCTGAATCAAAGTAGTCACCATTGGCGCTGTAGTTTAAACCTCCTTTAATTCCAAATCCAGATTCATTTTGTGCAAATGCCATAAAGCCTAAAAAAGCAAATACAGCCGTAAAAATCATTTTTTTCATATGTATTAGTTTTAATGTAAACACTGGTATACAAAATTAATGCCAATGGCTTACATGTTTCTTATCAGATTCAACGCTAGTGCTTATGCTTTATTGTTAAGCTCGTTGTTTATTGCTGTTAATTAAATCGTAAATCTGTTTTAAAACCCTCGTGCAAACATGAATGCGAAACAATGGTATTCCTTTTTTTAAGCCTTAAAATAGCGCTGATTTTTCGTGCTTCTAAAAAGTCAAAAGTGGCGCAATAAGAAGAAATTTTTAGCATATGGAGAAAGTTTAAAGAGGTTCACCATTTTTCTTTCTTAGTTGATTATATTTGCGCTTACTAAAACACAATTTTGAAATTTACATTAAAGCATACTGACGTTCATAGCAAAGCGAGAGCTGGTGAAATTATAACCGATCATGGAAAAATAGAAACACCTATTTTTATGCCTGTTGGTACTGTAGGTTCTGTAAAAGCGGTGCACCAACGTGAGCTGAAAGAAGAAATTAACCCTGATATTATTTTAGCGAATACCTATCATTTATACTTAAGGCCTAAGACTGAGATTCTAAAAAAAGCAGGAGGAATTCATAAATTTATGGGTTGGGATAGAAATATCCTTACTGATAGTGGTGGGTATCAGGTATACTCGCTTTCAGGCAACCGAAAAATAAAAGAGGAAGGCGTAAAATTTAAATCGCACATAGACGGTTCGTACCACGTTTTTACACCTGAAAATGTCATGGAGATTCAGCGGGTTATAGGAGCGGATATTATTATGGCTTTCGACGAATGTACGCCATACCCATGCGATTACAAATACGCACAACGCTCTATGCATATGACGCATAGATGGTTAGAGCGTTGTTTAAAACATTTAGAAAAAACGCCACTTATTTACGATTATAGTCAAACTTTTTTTCCAATAGTTCAAGGGTCTACCTATAAAGATTTAAGAAGGCAGTCTGCAGAGTATATCGCAGGTGTTGGTGCCGAAGGGAATGCTATCGGTGGATTATCAGTCGGAGAGCCAGCAGAAGAAATGTACGCCATGACCGAGGTGGTTTGTGAAGTTTTACCCGAAGACAAACCTAGATATTTAATGGGCGTTGGTACACCTATAAATATTTTAGAAAATATTGCCTTAGGGATTGATATGTTCGATTGTGTTATGCCCACCAGAAATGCAAGAAACGGTATGTTATTCACGGCTCACGGCTCTATAAATATAAAAAACAAGAAATGGGAAGATGATTTTTCTCCTATTGATGAAATGGGGATCACTTTTGTAGATACCGAATATTCCAAGGCCTATTTAAGACATCTTTTTGCAGCCAATGAATATTTAGGAAAACAAATTGCCACTATTCACAACTTAGGTTTTTATCTTTGGTTGACTCGCGAAGCAAGAAAACATATTTTAGCTGGTGATTTTTATGATTGGAAAAATAAGATGGTAAAACAAATGGATAAAAGGCTGTAATAGTGACCATTTTAGATAAATACATATTAAAGCGTTATTTGGTAACATTTTCAGTAATGTTATTATTGTTTATTCCTATCGGAATCATGGTTCATTTGGCCGAACAGATAGGGAAAATGCAAGATAATGAAGCGCCACTAAATGAAATACTGGTGTATTTAGGGAATTTTTCTATTTATATCGGGAGTATGTTATTGCCTATTTTTCTATTCTTATCTGTCATCTTTTTTACCTCAAAACTCGCAAGTAATACTGAGATTGTAGCCATACTCAGTTCAGGTATCTCTTATGCTCGTTTTTTAAAGCCCTATATTATTGGCGCTACCATAGTCGCTACATTTATGCTTTTAATGGGGATGTTTATTGTACCGAATGCCAGCAAAGGCTTTAATGAGTTTAAGTTTAAATATTTAAAAAAAGGAAAACAAGACAGAGTTACAGAAAATATTTTCAATCAATTGAATGAGAATGATTTTATTTATGTTAGTCGTTTTGATCCACTGCGTCAGCAAGGCTATAATTTTACCCTAGAACATTTTAACGAAGAGAATGTTTTAGAGTATAAGTTGTCAGCGGCAAATATTAGATGGGTGCCTACAGACTCTTTGTATAGGCTTACTTCTTATGTAAAACGCAGTTTAATAGGTGAAACTGAAATTATTGAAACAAAAACAAGGTTAGACACCATTTTTCCATTTAAAATAAATGACTTAACCCCTGTTTCGTATATCGCAGAAACTAAGAATTTATTTGAATTAAATGAATTTATAGCCGATCAGAAGCGGAAAGGAGCATCAAACATTAATACCTATATTTTAGCGAAATATAAAAGATGGTCCTTGCCTATTACTGCTTTTATTTTAACCTTAATTGCCGTAGCTGTCTCTGCACAAAAACGCAGAGGTGGTATGGGAGTAAACTTAGCCTTTGGGATTTTAGTAGCCTTTATCTACATATTTTTTGATCGCGTTTTTGGGACCTTAGCGGAACAATCAGGTTTTTCTCCACTTTTAGCAGTTATTGTTCCTAACCTTTTGTTTGGCGGGCTCGCACTTTATTTATTGCGAAGAGCCATGCGATAGGCTACCACAGCTATTATTTATATATGACTTGTTTATATCATGACCGATAAAGTTAAAAATTACCTACACCTTCACGTCATTGTTTTTATTTGGGGCTTTACGGCCGTGCTAGGAAAACTCATAAGTTTAGATGCTTTACCCTTGGTTTGGTATCGGATGGGTATTGCTGTAGCACTTATTGGATTGTTTATTATTCTAAAAAGAATACCGCTTAAGGTAGCTCCGAAACAATTGGCATGGATGGGAATTGCAGGCATTGTAATCGCCTTGCATTGGGTTACTTTTTTTACGGCTATAAAAGTGTCTACTGTTTCGGTGGCTCTAGCGACGCTGTCCACTGGCGCGTTTTTTACGGCTTTATTAGAGCCTTTCTGGTACGGTCGTAAAATAATTGGCTATGAAATATTTTTTGGTATCCTGGTCATGCTTGGGCTCTACATTATTTTTAATGTCGAAACACAGTACACACAAGGAATTATATACGGATTAATATCCGCCTTATTGTCTGCTATTTTTTCTTTAATCAATGGAAAACTTGTTCAAACCAATAAGCCGAGTATAATTTCATTTTATGAACTAGGCTTAGGTGTTTTATTTCTAACGGCATATCTAGGGTATAAGAGTCGTTTTACAAGTTCCTTTTTTGAAGTATCTGTAAACGACTGGTTATTTTTAGGTATTCTAGCATCTGTTTGCACTGCCTATGCTTTTATAGCTTCTGTAAAAGTAATGAAGTTTTTAACGCCGTATACCGTCATGTTAACCATCAATTTAGAACCTATTTACGGGATAATTTTAGCCTTTGTTTTGCTAGGAGAAAGCGAAAAAATGAATCCTTTATTCTATTTAGGGGCTTTATTAATACTAAGCACGGTGATAGCCAACGGATTACTAAAGAACCGAGCAAGGTTAAAAAAATGGAGTAGGAGTTAGGCATCCCTATTTAAAGTTTTATATTTGTCTAATTATAAAAACTAAACAGGAGTACTCATGGAATATTTAGATTTTGAACTTCCGATTAAAGAGCTTGAAGAGCAATTAGATAAGTGCATGATTATTGGTGAAGAGAGTGACGTTGATGTTACCGAAACCTGTAAGCAGATAGAAAAAAAATTATTAGAAACGCGTAAAGAGATTTATAAAAATCTTACCGCATGGCAACGCGTACAATTATCCAGACATCCTAACA
The sequence above is drawn from the Cellulophaga sp. Hel_I_12 genome and encodes:
- a CDS encoding DMT family transporter, which produces MMTDKVKNYLHLHVIVFIWGFTAVLGKLISLDALPLVWYRMGIAVALIGLFIILKRIPLKVAPKQLAWMGIAGIVIALHWVTFFTAIKVSTVSVALATLSTGAFFTALLEPFWYGRKIIGYEIFFGILVMLGLYIIFNVETQYTQGIIYGLISALLSAIFSLINGKLVQTNKPSIISFYELGLGVLFLTAYLGYKSRFTSSFFEVSVNDWLFLGILASVCTAYAFIASVKVMKFLTPYTVMLTINLEPIYGIILAFVLLGESEKMNPLFYLGALLILSTVIANGLLKNRARLKKWSRS